The following proteins come from a genomic window of Papilio machaon chromosome 7, ilPapMach1.1, whole genome shotgun sequence:
- the LOC123721150 gene encoding uncharacterized protein LOC123721150 → MIRPVLMYGRETWTITQKNVHTIQVAEMKMLRWMCGVTRLDKIRNEFVRGSLGVRDIADKMQESRLRWYGHIRRRPPDYVGNLALHLSLPGRRSRGRPKTRWKDVVLKDISECQVSDEDVEDRARWRKLIGKADPTTMWDTS, encoded by the coding sequence ATGATAAGACCAGTCCTCATGTACGGCAGAGAAACGTGGACCATAACTCAAAAGAACGTGCATACCATTCAAGTTGCTGAAATGAAGATGTTGAGATGGATGTGCGGCGTAACCAGGCTCGATAAGATCCGCAACGAGTTCGTGCGAGGTAGCCTCGGTGTGCGCGATATCGCTGATAAGATGCAGGAGAGTAGGCTGCGATGGTATGGTCACATAAGGAGGAGGCCGCCGGACTACGTCGGTAATTTAGCACTACATCTTTCCCTTCCCGGCCGCAGATCCAGAGGCAGACCCAAAACTAGATGGAAAGATGTAGTGCTAAAAGACATAAGTGAGTGCCAAGTCTCAGATGAAGATGTCGAGGACAGGGCGAGGTGGAGGAAACTGATTGGAAAAGCCGACCCCACCACCATGTGGGATACGAGCTAG